A stretch of the Zonotrichia leucophrys gambelii isolate GWCS_2022_RI chromosome 22, RI_Zleu_2.0, whole genome shotgun sequence genome encodes the following:
- the TTI2 gene encoding TELO2-interacting protein 2, with protein sequence MAGSSTTRSPSPERGPGAPSAEQALLQAGQALCERPGALRELGALLEAADPAALARLAAALGGLAAPPRREQDGAEPPGRDTALAAVAERAERVGAAFLLLLQKLEDARSQESPVKPIPKRVLGHAFIFAVTHKEERPWTTARSRAVAQEVLERLLRTAGCGSVEEFLQGKEGDEDGRFGEVMGLLKQELTKDTWKCNPASKDVFSWSLLRVSRPWLCPHLERVLPPALLLSDDFQEENKVLGVRCLHHIVLNVPGADLCQFNRAQVVFHALYNHLYSREAPLIQAVLLCLLDLLPVLERCQRRQGQARASSPWDQVLQLLLAHMEAEHRLALRRVYAGTLPAFVTRLGILIVRHLKRLERVILGYLEVSDGPGEEARLAMLQTLQCTMEHAWPRMPCRLPVLLKALLRLLWDVHSERGPTPEPVRAALLQEGTQCLILLDRCCQGQVKVLLAGLHSSCEEKRLQECFRKVQESS encoded by the exons ATGGCCGGGAGCAGCACCACCCGCAGCCCGAGCCCGGAGCGGGGCCCCGGCGCTCCCTCAGCCGAGCAGGCGCTGCTGCAGGCCGGGCAGGCGCTGTGCGAGCGGCCCGGGGCGCTGCGGGAGCTGGGCGCGCTGCTGGAGGCGGCGGATCCCGCGGCTCTGGCCCGGCTGGCGGCAGCGCTGGGCGGGCTGGCGGCTCCGCCACGCCGGGAGCAGGACGGGGCCGAGCCGCCCGGCCGGGACACGGCGTTAGCGGCCGTGGCGGAGCGGGCGGAGCGCGTTGGCGCCgcgttcctgctgctcctgcagaagcTGGAAGATGCCCGGAGCCAGGAGTCACCGGTGAAGCCCATCCCGAAACGGGTGCTGGGACACGCGTTCATCTTTGCTGTCACGCACAAAGAGGAGAGGCCCTGGACCACGGCGAGGAGTCGGGCGGTGGctcaggaggtgctggagcGGCTGCTCCGGACTGCGGGCTGCGGGTCCGTGgaggaattcctgcagggaaaggagggggatGAGGATGGAAGATTCGGAGAGGTGATGGGGCTCCTGAAGCAGGAGTTAACCAA AGACACCTGGAAGTGTAACCCAGCCTCCAAGGACGTGTTCTCCTGGTCCCTGCTCCGTGTCAGCcggccctggctgtgcccgcACCTGGAGCGGGTCCTGCCGCCCGCGCTGCTCCTCTCCGACGACTTCCAGGAGGAGAACAAAGTGCTGGGCGTGCGCTGCCTGCACCACATCGTCCTCAACGTG CCAGGAGCGGATCTGTGCCAGTTCAACAGGGCCCAGGTGGTTTTCCATGCCCTCTACAACCACCTGTACTCACGGGAGGCTCCTCTCATCCAG gcggtgctgctgtgcctgctggacCTGCTGCCCGTGCTGGAGCGGTGCCAGCGGCGCCAGGGCCAGGCCAGGGCCAGCTCCCCCTGGGaccaggtgctgcagctgctgctggcacacatGGAGGCCGAGCACCGGCTGGCGCTGCGCAGGGTGTACGCAGGGACACTGCCTGCCTTTGTCaccag ACTCGGCATCCTCATCGTGAGGCACCTGAAGAGGCTGGAACGAGTCATCCTGGGCTACCTGGAGGTGTCTGATGGCCCTGGGGAAGAGGCCAGGCTGGCAATGCTGCAGACCCTGCAGTGCACCATGGAGCACGCCTGGCCCAG GATGCCCTGCAGGCTCCCCGTGCTGCTCAaggccctgctgaggctgctctgggacGTTCACAGCGAGCGGGGCCCGACCCCCGAGCCCgtcagggctgccctgctgcaggagggcacGCAGTGCCTGATCCTGCTGGACCgctgctgccagggccaggTCAAG gtgctgctggcagggctgcacagcagctgtgaggagaagAGGCTGCAGGAGTGCTTCAGGAAGGTGCAGGAGAGCTCCTGA